The following nucleotide sequence is from Apium graveolens cultivar Ventura chromosome 4, ASM990537v1, whole genome shotgun sequence.
GATGATCATATGTATAACCCAATCCATTCTCATGGGCTGTATCGCTATACCACTCCTGCATCACCGAAATCGTCGAGCTATCAATGAGAGCACTCGGTATCTACAGCTGCTCATGCTCGGGCCACCTAACACCAACCGAAGTACACAACTTTGTAACAATGGAGGCATGAGGAATCGACCCCGTAGTTCCCCCTCGCAGAAAATGTAGCATACTCTGATGAATCACATAGCCGAGATCAACATATTCTTATTCAAAATCCCCCACAACAGAATAGCCTGATCCACAAAAACCTCGTGTGAATgtgaagatggcatgatattagcacaaacAGGTTCCAAGCCCTAGCATACCTGTTCATACAAGAAGCAGGAAAAGTAAGCGGCTCAGTGGTGCCTGCTTTGTACTTCTACTCCGTGCCTGAAACACACAACTCTGCCAAAATATAACCCAAGTCCAAATCCTCCCTAGTCTTCTGCACCCAATCATCAGCAGTCTTAGGCCTCGTGGGTTGATTTATAACCCAAAGAATAGTAGCTGGATGATAATCAACAGTCAACCAATGAgcaacagaatacccattcttgtcCTCCTTAGCATTTGTATAAAATTCCTGCATAATGCTCATCGGAACCGCAATGGGTGTCTCATAGAAAGTCAGTCAACCCTTCTCAacaatcatctccaacagcttcCCATCATTAGCCGTGGGTAAAAGTCCCCTCTCCTTAGCAATCAGCTTAGAAATCAACCTATTGAACTCCGCCTGAGCCTCCGTTGAAGTAAATCTGTTCTTCATGCTACCCACACTAGAATCCTCGATAGACGAGGGATGGGTGCTACTACTCCCCGTGGTTCATGCTCTTTTGGGTGCCATAATCACAAGTGATAACGATTTGGGTGTAAGTATTGTATGTAGGAGAGGCTAGGGTTTGTGGGTATAGGAGATGTGTTtgtatatatatagatgtatatatatGATAGAGATAAAAGGGGTGGGGAGTTGTTTAGGGTGTAGAAATAGGGTAAAAATCGGGTTTGGGCTTGGGTTAGtctaattttctatttttttcacttttttttcttttccagGGATCTCGCGCGGGCGCGCTGTGTAGAGCATGGGCGCGCCGCACTTCTAGAAAAAATTTCagttttttgatttttttatttttttttcttcagcAAAAATACAACAAAtgcatgggttgcctcccacgaagtgCTTATTTTACGTCTTTAGCTTGACGTGAAATTTCGAAATCAAGTTGTCGCAAGAACGACGCTCACCACCTCACGATTCGCCATATctccataataatgcttcaacctctgaccatttactttgaacgCTTGGTCCGGATGTTTATCAAAAATTTCCACAACTCCATGTGGAGACACAATTTTGACAATGAACGGACCTGGCCATCGTGACTTGAGCTTTCTTCAAAAAAGTcgaagacgagagttgaataatagAACTTGCAATCGGCTTAGACATCAACCTATTGAACTCCGCCTGAGCCTCCGTTGAAGTAAATCTGTTTTTCGTGCCACCCACACTAGAATCCTCGATAGACGAGGGATGGGTGCTACTACTCCCCGTGGTTCGTGCTCTTTTGGGTGCCATAATCACAAGTGATAGCGATTTGGGTGTAAGTATTGTATGTATGAAAGGCTAAGGTTTGTGGGTATAGGAGATgtgtttgtatatatatatatagatgtatatatataggaTATAGATAAGAGGGGTAGGGAGTTGTTTAGGGTGTAGAAATAGGGTAGAATTCGGGTTTGAGCTTGGGTTAATctgattttctatttttttcactctttttttttcttttccagGGATCTCGCACGGGCGCGCTGTGTAGAGCGTGGGTGCGCCGCACTTCTGGAAAAAATTTCagttttttgatttttttgatttttttcttcAGCAAAAATATAACAAAAGCAggggttgcctcccacgaagcgcttgTTTTACATCTTTAGGTTGACTTGAAATTTTGAAATCAAGTTGTCGCAAGAACGACGCTCACCACCTCACGGTTCGCCATATCTCTATAATAATGCTttaacctctgaccatttactttgaacgCTTGGTCCAGATGCTTATAAAAAATTTCCACAGCTCCATGTGGAGACACAGTTTTGACAATGAACGAACCTGGCCACCGTGACTTAAGCTTTCCTAAAAAAAGTCGGAGAtaagagttgaacaaaagaacttgctGACCAGGCATAAATGTCTTGTGCACTAACCTCCTATCATGCCATCTCTTGACCTTCTCCTTgtataacttgttattttcataAGCCCGTAGATGAAATTCCTCGAGTTTATTAAGTTGGAGCATTCTCTTTTCTCCAGCAGCTTCCATGTCAAGATTCAGTTTCTTCAAAGCCTGACATGCTTTATGTTCTAGCTTCACAGGCAAATGACACGCCTTACCATATACCAACTGGAAAGGAGACATGCTAGAGGAGTCTTGAATGCTTTTTGTaggcccaaacagcttcatctagattcaaagaccaatctttccttgacggaatGACAACCTTCTCCAAGATTCGCTTGATCTCTCGATTAGAGACTTCAACttgcccattagtttgaggatgataagctgtGGCCACACGATGATTCACATGATATCTTTCCATTAATGCAGTAAATTtatgattgcaaaaatgcgatccctcatcactgattatgacccTTGGAGTACCGAAACGtatgaatatctgcttatgaagaaaattgaTCACCACCTTAACATCGTTGGTTGGAAAAGCTTTAACCTCAACCCATTTAGACATATAATCCACCGCCAAAAGAATATATTGATTATTGCAtgacgagacaaatggccccataaagtcgattccccaaacatcaaaaatcTTAACTTCGAGAAGCACATTGAGAGGCATCTCAtctctcttggacatatttccaacTCATTGGCACCGATCACATCTCAACACGAACTGATGAGGATctttaaacaaagtaggccagaaaaatcccgcttgaaggatacAAGCAGCTGTCTTGTCTCCACCATAATGGCCACCATATACAGTAGAATGACAGTCTCACAAGATACCCTTCGTCTCACTATACGGAATTCACCTCCTGATAATCTGATCTGCCCCCTATCTAAACAAGAATGGATCATCCCATcaataccacttcacctcatgtagaaacttcttcctttggGCATAAGAGAGTTCTGGGGGAATaacattactcacaagatagttcacaatatctgcaaactaTGGTTCTTCTTATTGCACCCCAAATAGTTGCTCATctggaaaagattcattgatcaacgTCTTATCCTACGAAGCTTTGCCTTGATCTTCCAAATGTGAGAGACGGTCTGCTATTTGATTTTCTGTACCTTTCTTGTCTTTGATTTCCAGCTCGAATTCCTGTAACAACAAAATCCATCGAATCAATCgaggttttgaatctttcttcgagACCAGATCTCGAATAGCAGCATGATCAGTATAAAccgtcacttttgtcccaagcaaataagatcaaaatcTCTCGAAACCGTAGACAATTACCGAAAGCTCCTTCtctgtagtagtgtaattcagctgagcaccattaagggttttatTAGCATAGTAAACAACATGAAAAATGTTCTTCTTTCTCTGGCCAAGAACAGTTCCAACTGCAAAAtcactagcatcacacatcatctcgaagggctcattccaatcaggtgtagtAATAACAAGTGTTGTAGTCAAACTCTTTTTCAAAGTCTCGAAATTTGAAGGGAACATCCTTCTCCAATAGATTGCACAAAAGATTTTGGAGAAGTCATTGATGAATTAAatgataaaaacccgcatgaccaagaaaactacggattcctttaactgagattggtggagaaagattttcaatatcccccaccttggccttatccacttcaagaccttttctagataccttgtgcccaagaatgataccctGTTCAATGATTGGTTTACTTCCTTCCTCaagaagaattttatgcatgcaataagaagggctgattccattgatatctgctatagtccatccgattgCTGATGTAAACCCTCTCAAAGTTCTCAAGAGCTTGtcttcatcactacctgaaagctCAGATGTgataataacaggaaaagtagatgcatcacctaaaaatgcatacctcaagtaATCAGGAAGTGGTTTTAGTTCAAGTATGGGAGCTTCCTTAAAAAATGGTTTAAGACGCTCCTGAGAATTTTTAAGCTCTGATAATCCAAGAGACTCGAATGGCAAGTCCAATCTCCTTTTCCACAGAGATGCATTCAAATACTGCAGTTGCTCtccccttcttcatcttcactatcagattcccctgttaaggctctctctaaggtgtcagtccttagcaattgatcaagctcCGAATTCACTACAGAGTCGACCATATCTACTTTAAAGTACTCTTCTTCATCATTAGAAAATTTCATTACATTGAAGACATTAAAGGTTACGTCCTGATCCTGAACCctcattgtaagctcacccttctacacatcgaTCAGAGTTTAGCCAatagctaagaatggtctccctaagataatgggaatcttcttaagCTTCCGAGAAAtaatacccttcatgaacttagcatagctcggcATTTATTCTAGAGCTTCCGtaaaaggtatgttaatatgcaatttcttgaaaacctccagaaACTTGGTAAATTATTTATTGAATTTATGCTTCTGAAGTCTTTTAGTATATGGAGGAGGAGGATAGACTTGTTTATCTCCTGTATTTTGCTCAAGAGTAGTGCTTTCAGTAGAGGTCTTCTTCGTTCCTGTTTCGACCCCCTTCTGATCAGTCGTTTCCTCAAGAATTGCATTTTCTGAAGCTGGGAAGGGCGCGGGCGCGCTTAATATGGGCACGGGCGCATTCACCTtttggagaaatttttcagattCTTCATTTTGATGATTTTTAGGGCtagcgacctttccagacctcaaggtgattaCCTTCAACTTTTCCTTGACTTCCCTATTGCCTAGATtagcttctgtatcactaggaagagttCCTTATGGTCGGTTCAATAAGGCTTTGGCAATTTGTGctatttgattctccagagtTTTGATTGAAACTGCTTGGCTTTTGCACATCaacctcaactcctccaattcagatttttcattcgaagatagacctgcatctCCATGAGATTGTTGTTGCATTCCTTGTGGCTGAAATTATTGCCTTGGTGCAAactgttgctgaaaaccaggaggattgaaaagattgtttccaaactgctggtAAGGCTGTTGCATACCACCCTGATTATTGCTCCCACTGAAGTTAGGATggttgcggttgttaggatgataagtggaaggaactggttgctgcgacctctgaaagttgctcaaaAACTGAGgtgattcactagatatagcacattgctccgtcgcatgcgaacctgcacaaaGCTTACAAACACTAGTTATCTGATGAACACCATAGTTGGTCAGAGAATTGGCCTTCGTAGTCAACGCTTTGAgctgagcagtgatagccgtagctgtatccacctccagaattcctgctaccttgctttgtggtagtctctgagttggattTTGATATTCATTAGCGGCCATCATCTCAATTAGCTCAgaagcttcctcatagctcttagcccataaagctctacctgatgctgcatcgagcataggtaTTGACTGTGTTCCCAAACCAATATAAAAGCAATTTATCACtatccaatcaggaattccatgatgaggacacttcctaagcatctccttgtagtgctcccaGGATTCACATAGAGATTCACCTGATTGTTGCACAAATTGATTAAGAGAATTCCTGATTGCAACTGTCTTTGCCATATGGAagaatttattaaaaaaatttatgagcaagatcctcccaagtaaCAATAGAACCAACTAGTAGAGAGTGCAATGagctcttagctttatccctcgAAGAAAATGGAAAAAGTCTCAGTTTCACAGCATCTTAAGaaacattgttgaatttgaaggtgtcgcagatctcgataaaatccgtaatgtgcatattgggatcttccatATTGGGATCTTTCATTGGAGCACCCCCAAACTAGACTCAATTCTGTACCATCTGAATTGTGCCAGGCTTGATTTCAAAGATATTAGCAGCAATAgatggtctgacaatgctagaatGAATGTCATTGATTTTTGATTGAGAATAATCCTTCAACGCTTTCGTTTCTGCTATTGGTTCCCCCACTGTAACAaaaacttcttcttcaactttttcaacTTTTTCAACTTTTTCAAAAACTTCTTTTTCCTCTTCTTCAACTTCGTCTAGTATTTCCTTACGAGATTGAGAATGTGTTCGCATGCAcactctctagagtacctgaaacacatgAACAAAGTAAACCTTGTAAGAAAataatccgagtcagtgaactttaacaaccactgatgacaagcacataaactgAATTTAACACCgatccccgacagcggcgccaaaaacttttTCGCACAAAACCACGCAAGCGTACGCCATAACAAGTATTATAAGATTAAGttaagttcgttcccacatagactgatTTAAACAAAATATGCACTTACATGAGATAAAATATGGGATTTTACTAATTAAAGtgattatactagcatgcattaactaagagaataaaacaGATTTACTTAAATGAGATaaaacatgggattttaacttcattaaatacttcattcagagTTCATGCCTTTAgtcttagcatgtgatggtgatgacaactaatcaaataacatgaaattagtatacgctatctttcgatatacgtataccctactactaaacatccacaaataagatagaagttgagcatacaccaattatgcttagaccctatatgtctataagatttgaaaacataacggtttaatgagcaagttatctattgagattacatagggcagcgaagatggttaaaattacactacgaatTATGCATGACGACATACATAAACCTATTCTAGCATgccaagttctaaacctctacatccactttcgcttcaataaagattaacaaacgacttagatgttagctacgcatctaAGAAGAAAAAGTACAACcatactaggaaatcataaatcacaaCACACTAACGATTTAGAACAATcaactattaaaatccataaataaattcgctagaacctcatgacaatgattagttcatgatcgaacacatcgtcaccatgggttccaatgaaaacataataataaataagttcagaatactacAAGATAATATAAAAGTACTAAGGTTTAGAACAAataaaaaacaagcatccaaaagtatcgcctaaatcgaaAAACACAAAAGTGTGAACTAAATCTTTTTCTCCTTAGCCGTCTTGTGTGCTTTAGGTCTTCTTTAGGTTCTCCATGGCTTTTTTGTTCTTAAAAACGTCttattttctttatatatatagCCCTGGTTGACCTGGACTCTCGCAATAACCAAATTATAATCAAATCACGATTCTGCAGAATTTGGATGGCGCATGCGTGCTTGAACAGGCGCAGGCGCGggtgttagtcgctaaacatgcgctaataatacacgcaagtatacgagttcgcaagtagtatagaatcttttctagttcgttctcacagagactgtattggttaactatctaatttatgcacctaagcaacaatgtatggttattatccaatgatAAGACGAATAACAAAGTGAGATTGTgtataactaagaattacgctaaaaattataactacgagaataagattgactgagtttatatatatgacaaatatgggattctaacttcattaaatacttcattcaatagccttattattcttaaccttagcatgtaatgatgatgacactaatcagaagACACGAAACTGAttaacgccaactttcgttgcacgagtaccattctaccagacatccacaaaagagacaGAAGCTGAATAggaaccaattatattgagactctatatgtctatagaatttgacaacataacgatttaagcacaagttatctttcttgattacataggaaaagtaagatggttaaaattacctacgaatcatgcatgacacatacatgaacctatgctagcatggcaagttctaaatccttaaattcactttcgcttcattaagaattaacacactatcttttaagttcgcgatgctcataagacgaatacgcacaaccaatactaggatatcatacaatcaccacatactaaggcatcaaataaactaaagaaatccataaaatattccgctagaaccccacgataacgattaacccataatcggactcatcatcaacgtgggttccgatgaaaacatgatataacactcgtaatctttatacgaataaataaaaccaagtacaaacaagagtatcggttcaacaaaataagaaacaagcatccaaattacaactcaaaacaaagattcacaagaataaactagatcatcttcgcttttgttgaattgtgctaaaggtctcttgccgtcttctccttgcgctctggtccgTCTCTAACTTGTTATCTATTAAAAAcgacctaatatgaatatatatagcagctctcaacaatctggaagccttcccttttagaattgtagtagaaataggattctgaaattcggcctcggcgcggccgcgctgtATTTTTGGAACCCTGGCGCGGCCGCGGgttatcacagcgcgggcgcgccatccttttgggaaaaactcagatttttTCTTAAATCTTGCTGCTTCGAACCGGATTTCTACGAACTTTTATTCCAACAacacctggacaccaaattagcaccaaaataatgctaatttatctgattacctgaatagtgcctgaaatgcaaaaacattagaaaacacattaaaacacataacaacttgagtacaaatacaccaattcaaagcttattagagcataataaagtgtcataaatgccactcaacatacctccaaacttgaatcgatgcttgtcctgaagcataaacagactcaaagaacgaGAAACAAAAATgaatgaatgcaactatatgaatgcaacgatccccagTAAAATAACTCAACCAACCAATAAGCAACATATCAACACATGCAGTTATTCGCATGAAGATCAACCAAATCATAAAAATCAACTTATAAAatagagacgtgcgtgtgtgaagatgcttacagatatacttttgcaactagatcaataatcataactcactactcatcaaggcaatcgcaaggttataaataaaataaaaagctagactcaaaataacttataacacttcaattcttatattggagttttatacggattcatgcttttattctcaacaaaacaacacaagtatgcttatttgatcgtgcaatgag
It contains:
- the LOC141719338 gene encoding uncharacterized protein LOC141719338, giving the protein MSKRDEMPLNVLLEVKIFDVWGIDFMGPFVSSCNNQYILLAVDYMSKWVEVKAFPTNDVKVVINFLHKQIFIRFGTPRVIISDEGSHFCNHKFTALMERYHVNHRVATAYHPQTNGQVEVSNREIKRILEKLVYGKACHLPVKLEHKACQALKKLNLDMEAAGEKRMLQLNKLEEFHLRAYENNKLYKEKVKRWHDRRLVHKTFMPGQQVLLFNSYLRLFLGKLKSRWPGSFIVKTVSPHGAVEIFYKHLDQAFKVNGQRLKHYYRDMANREVVSVVLATT